A genomic region of Macrobrachium nipponense isolate FS-2020 chromosome 40, ASM1510439v2, whole genome shotgun sequence contains the following coding sequences:
- the LOC135211773 gene encoding BLOC-1-related complex subunit 8-like, giving the protein MATISPPHPPNDPDLEVKVKKALERVSENIHISANEPSLAVYRLQEHVRRALPPTVTRRQHVTSLHSQLQGACYDVEYALGAVRGMQDSNEKFLSLVELLKNSIFLRQQAQIRTDSKIEEVFLSPQHRLPITSKLSYEQLRPVLISDSVCLMMLKPFEAFRVKAFLCNMHCACINKDFSLVFSHSGESK; this is encoded by the exons ATGGCAACTATATCTCCACCTCATCCTCCAAATGATCCAGATTTGGAAGTTAAAGTTAAAAAAG CTTTGGAAAGAGTGAGCGAGAATATCCACATATCTGCCAATGAACCATCTCTAGCTGTATATCGTCTCCAGGAGCACGTCAGACGAGCATTACCACCAACAGTCACTCGTCGACAGCATGTCACTTCACTTCATTCTCAACTGCAGGGCGCTTGTTATGATGTGGAGTATGCCCTAGG AGCTGTGAGGGGAATGCAAGATTCAAATGAAAAATTCTTATCACTTGTTGAATTGTTGAAGAACTCGATATTTCTTCGTCAGCAAGCTCAAATTCGAACAGACTCGAAG atTGAAGAAGTCTTCCTTTCACCACAACACAGACTTCCTATAACGTCCAAATTATCTTATGAGCAGCTTC GTCCAGTACTGATTTCTGATTCAGTTTGCCTCATGATGTTAAAGCCCTTTGAAGCTTTTAGGGTTAAAGCATTTCTTTGTAACATGCACTGTGCTTGTATAAATAAGGATTTTTCTTTGGTATTTTCTCATTCAGGAGAATCAAAATGA